A window of Mesotoga infera genomic DNA:
TAATCGCTAACAGATAGAAGGAGGCGCCTGTCACTATCCCAACGGCAACCGCCCAGAACATGAAGACTATGTCCATAGGATCCTTAATCGCGGTTCTGAACCTAACGATACTCAGGGCACCAACCATTCCCAACGAAAGCACGATATTTGTCGTCACGGCCATTATTACCAGAGAGGTGACCATGGCAATCATGACTAGCGATACATTGAAACTCTTGGTGTACATAATTCCCTGAAATGACCTCTTGTATATCTGAAAGATAAAAATACCTATGAGAAAGGTAATTAGCAGTGTAATCGCTGTATCGGCGGCCGATATCTGCGACGCCGAGAAGTTTTCCAGAAAGCTGTTCTTAAATATGTCTTTGAATGTCTCCATACTTGACCTCCTTGAAGCTAATATAAGTAGTTGAATTTTCTTCCGAGTACATATTTGGATGCACTGCTCCTTAACCTCGCGTTGCTTTGAACGATACTCTTTATGTGAGAGGGGAAGAATCCATCGTATTTGATCTCGAGTATCATTAGGTTGCTTTCGGGACAAGTGAAGGAACCGTTACTGTCAAAGAGATCAACTTTGCTGCACGTCGATAGGTTTCTGTCGAAGGTAATTCTCAGGTTGGCCGCTCTCAGACAGTAGGCCTCGCGATTGTAGCGAACCAGTACTTTTGGCTTCAGAGTTCTGTTCTTTATTCCTTCGTAGAAGTCTATGAACTCGTGCGGTCTCTCCTCAAGAAGGAAGGAAGCCCGGCCTTTCATTATCTCTTCATACTTGTCCCTGGAAATGATGCGGCTCACCTTTTGAGTGAGGTCCCCGCTTTTGGCCTTCTTCTGCAGCTTGATTACGCTATCGCTGAAGTTATAGATCCTTATCCTGTATTTCGTTCTGTTGTTTGTGCCACTTATCTTCTCTCTGTACGCCGAGTTGTAGATGTCGTCGAAATACAGACTGGTTATTTCGTACTCGCCGTCCTCGTTAGCGTTTCGATCGACCTCCATGACGTGTCTGATCTTGCTCTTGAGAGATAGATAATCAAAGTAGCTTATGTAATACTTGAGTTCGTGCCTT
This region includes:
- a CDS encoding DUF4956 domain-containing protein encodes the protein METFKDIFKNSFLENFSASQISAADTAITLLITFLIGIFIFQIYKRSFQGIMYTKSFNVSLVMIAMVTSLVIMAVTTNIVLSLGMVGALSIVRFRTAIKDPMDIVFMFWAVAVGIVTGASFYLLAIIGSVIIGIILLVFANFKSQTSPYILMLDYGNSTAEKAILEKLKDKAKKYNIKSKTVTGENIELSVELRIKSGEIDFVNELKSIDSVSNAVLISYNGDYAA
- a CDS encoding polyphosphate polymerase domain-containing protein; the protein is MEDIRGRHELKYYISYFDYLSLKSKIRHVMEVDRNANEDGEYEITSLYFDDIYNSAYREKISGTNNRTKYRIRIYNFSDSVIKLQKKAKSGDLTQKVSRIISRDKYEEIMKGRASFLLEERPHEFIDFYEGIKNRTLKPKVLVRYNREAYCLRAANLRITFDRNLSTCSKVDLFDSNGSFTCPESNLMILEIKYDGFFPSHIKSIVQSNARLRSSASKYVLGRKFNYLY